The proteins below come from a single Deferribacterota bacterium genomic window:
- a CDS encoding AAA family ATPase, whose translation MCVIAVASGKGGVGKSFIASNLAYLISRENKKTLIVDFDLGGANLHHFYGISPLKKNLYHFLREGCTLDEIIFEVDEQLFLLPGSNGILGMPHLKNYEKHRIVKNIFNSKYDYVFADLGAGTNYNLLDFFNISRYKIIVMTSEQTSLENAYSFLKVAFLRGILDILKGEKNIDMIKKQVSFRSGKIRYVDDLKELLNKHNPESLNKIDEYVKNFKVGIILNMVKNGNELDFLLLFDYIAKKYLGFSVDKLGFIPYDKKVSDSIKKGLFYFKNADKEYKDCFNDLKTNMISLISKN comes from the coding sequence ATGTGTGTTATTGCGGTAGCAAGTGGCAAAGGCGGTGTAGGTAAAAGTTTTATTGCATCAAATTTAGCATATTTAATTAGTAGAGAAAATAAGAAAACATTAATTGTTGATTTTGATTTGGGAGGTGCAAATTTACATCATTTTTATGGTATTTCTCCGTTAAAGAAAAATTTATATCACTTTTTAAGGGAGGGTTGTACTTTAGATGAAATAATATTTGAGGTAGATGAACAACTTTTCTTGTTACCTGGTTCAAATGGTATCTTAGGTATGCCTCACTTAAAAAATTATGAAAAGCATAGAATAGTTAAAAATATTTTTAATAGTAAATATGATTATGTCTTTGCTGATTTGGGAGCAGGCACAAACTATAATTTATTAGATTTTTTTAATATTTCTAGGTATAAAATAATAGTTATGACCTCGGAACAAACATCTCTTGAAAATGCATACAGCTTTTTAAAGGTAGCCTTCTTGAGAGGTATATTAGATATATTGAAAGGTGAAAAAAATATTGATATGATTAAAAAACAGGTTAGCTTTAGAAGTGGTAAAATTAGATATGTAGATGATTTAAAAGAGTTATTGAATAAGCACAATCCTGAGAGTCTAAACAAAATTGATGAATATGTAAAAAATTTTAAAGTAGGTATAATTTTAAATATGGTAAAAAATGGTAATGAACTAGATTTTTTATTACTCTTTGACTATATTGCAAAAAAATATCTTGGTTTTAGTGTTGATAAGTTAGGTTTTATACCCTATGATAAAAAAGTAAGCGATAGCATTAAGAAAGGGTTATTTTACTTTAAGAATGCTGACAAAGAATATAAAGATTGCTTTAATGATTTGAAAACTAATATGATATCTTTAATAAGTAAAAATTAG
- a CDS encoding chemotaxis protein CheW, which produces MNNNYYLEEVKDRDHIEEYIKLLGFRLGDEIYAVDVMDIEEIIRVTEITSIPRADKSILGVINLRGRVVPVVDLRIRFNLDKYDFDKNTSIVVLNFNGEYIGFVVDSVTEVMNINKKNINPNPPLIGTVGQEYVLGIYRLDDTMVFILDINRIVFPGDKYEVSRLKKEIEGKDLEDKEKVEEKKPRETEEERESREETPKRKERKDLKEEQKDRAKQGEKERGKEDRKLKEKEPTEEKDIDKLIEEELKKREKETEELIKRKKEEQNKTDSKKKIDNDNTEVKENEVAQENIDQMIAAELGEKREEENKEAKDIKEDASDKVETSDKSEDKPNIKELRKIAKNIIDNDKVKGGEESDEKIEQYVKELEQAKDKYENHINALINVKNMLPKIERQLRDVDRVTSKSTDKLFNVLDSFGHFYEELLLELDNFNIYIEEDNLKDLDGKLEQYEEGIEEYKEVSLQIYEALEFEDISDQTIKRILKLVSDVKANLSSILGYIKKKEDNDNLLNQGQIDKILNDFGLE; this is translated from the coding sequence ATGAACAATAACTACTATTTAGAAGAAGTAAAAGATAGGGATCACATAGAAGAATATATTAAACTTTTAGGTTTTAGGCTTGGGGATGAAATATATGCTGTTGATGTTATGGATATCGAGGAAATTATAAGGGTTACCGAGATCACATCAATTCCTCGCGCAGATAAAAGTATATTAGGTGTTATAAATTTGAGAGGCAGGGTTGTGCCCGTTGTTGACTTGAGGATTAGATTTAATTTAGATAAATATGATTTTGATAAGAATACTAGTATTGTAGTATTAAATTTTAATGGAGAATATATAGGTTTTGTTGTGGATTCTGTTACTGAAGTTATGAATATTAATAAAAAAAATATAAATCCTAACCCACCACTTATTGGAACAGTTGGTCAAGAATATGTACTTGGTATATACAGGCTTGATGATACCATGGTTTTTATATTGGATATTAATAGAATTGTATTCCCTGGGGATAAATATGAAGTAAGTAGATTAAAAAAGGAGATAGAAGGGAAAGATCTTGAGGACAAGGAAAAGGTAGAAGAGAAAAAACCACGTGAGACAGAAGAAGAAAGAGAATCTAGAGAGGAGACGCCCAAAAGAAAAGAGAGAAAAGACTTAAAAGAGGAACAAAAAGATAGGGCGAAACAAGGAGAAAAAGAAAGAGGGAAAGAAGATAGAAAGCTAAAGGAGAAGGAGCCTACAGAGGAAAAAGATATTGATAAATTAATCGAAGAAGAGCTTAAAAAAAGAGAAAAAGAGACTGAAGAGTTAATAAAAAGGAAAAAAGAAGAGCAAAATAAGACAGATAGTAAAAAAAAAATAGATAATGACAACACTGAAGTTAAAGAAAATGAGGTAGCTCAAGAGAATATAGATCAAATGATTGCAGCTGAGCTAGGTGAGAAAAGGGAAGAAGAAAACAAGGAAGCTAAAGATATAAAAGAAGATGCTAGCGATAAAGTAGAAACTAGTGATAAGAGTGAAGATAAACCAAATATAAAAGAATTGAGAAAGATAGCTAAAAACATAATAGATAATGATAAAGTTAAAGGTGGCGAGGAATCTGATGAAAAAATTGAACAGTATGTAAAAGAATTAGAGCAAGCAAAGGATAAATATGAAAACCATATTAATGCCTTAATTAATGTAAAAAATATGTTGCCAAAGATTGAAAGGCAGCTAAGGGATGTAGATAGGGTAACAAGCAAATCTACCGATAAGCTTTTCAATGTTTTAGATTCATTTGGTCACTTTTATGAAGAATTATTGTTAGAACTTGATAATTTTAATATATATATTGAGGAAGATAATCTAAAAGATTTAGATGGTAAACTAGAGCAGTATGAAGAAGGTATAGAAGAATATAAGGAAGTATCATTACAGATTTATGAAGCCTTAGAATTTGAGGATATTAGTGATCAAACAATTAAAAGAATATTAAAGCTTGTCTCAGATGTTAAAGCTAATCTTTCCTCTATCTTAGGCTACATAAAAAAGAAAGAAGATAATGATAACCTTTTGAATCAAGGACAAATTGATAAAATATTGAATGATTTTGGTTTGGAATAA